GTACTGTACGTAAATTTCTTGTTTTTTCACCAAGAATTAAGATTTGTTAGCAAAGTAGCGTAGGCGTCTCGCCTGCGGATCCGCGCAGACGAGACGTCCGCGCTACTTTAATATTGCGCCTTGCCGCTTTATAGCCTTTGCGTTAAGTGCACGATGTCGGGCACCAGCAGTATACTGAAACGGAGATGATCGGCGAATCCATTTCCCATTATCGGGTCACAGACACTCTGGGAGCCGGAGGGATGGGCGAAGTTTATCGCGCTTACGACACGCAGTTGGAACGTATGGTCGCGCTGAAGATCCTTCCCGCCAATTTGGTTTCGAACGAAGAACGGATCCGGCGATTCATGCGTGAGGCGAAAGCTGCATCCGCTATCAGCCATCCGAATGTCGCGCATATATATGAGATCGGTGAAGCGAACGGACTGTACTTTATAACGATGGAACTAATTGAAGGTCAGACTCTTGCCAGAAAACTCAGCGATGGCTTCTTCTCCTCCGATCAAATTGTGGCAATCGCTTCAGCAATCTCCGATGCGCTCCAGGAAGCTCACGCAAAAGGAATTGTTCACAGAGACATCAAACCTGCAAATATCATGATCACTCCTCGTGGTCAGCTCCACGTACTTCAATATTGAAGGGCGACCCTCCCTTCCGGAGAATCAGCTGCCGGTGGCGAGTTACCGCTGGGTGACTCCAAATTATTTTCGCGCGATGGACATTCCGCTTCTGAAAGGGCGTGATTTTACAGAGCGGGATGATGCGAACGCGCCCAAG
The bacterium genome window above contains:
- a CDS encoding serine/threonine protein kinase, with amino-acid sequence MIGESISHYRVTDTLGAGGMGEVYRAYDTQLERMVALKILPANLVSNEERIRRFMREAKAASAISHPNVAHIYEIGEANGLYFITMELIEGQTLARKLSDGFFSSDQIVAIASAISDALQEAHAKGIVHRDIKPANIMITPRGQLHVLQY